The Streptomyces liliiviolaceus sequence GGGCGGCGTAGGGATTGAGCGTACGGGCGCGCTCGGCGCCCAGACGCTCGGCGTACATGCCCTCCTCGCCGCCCCACAGGGCGTCGAAGGCCGGCTGGACGGAGGCGGTGAGGCCGAGGTCGGCGAAACCGGCGATCGTCTCGGGCGTGAGCATCTCGGCATGCTCGACGCGGTGCCGGGCGGCGCGTACGCGGGCCAGGCCGACCTTCTCGGCGGCTGCGCGCATGCCGTCGACCACGGAGGCCACGGCGGCGTCCCCGATGGCGTGGAAGCCCGCCTGGAGCCCCGCCTCGGTGCACGCCACGACGTGGGCGGCGACGGCGTCGGTGTCCAGGTAGGCGGTGCCGGTGTGTTCCGCGTCGGTGTAGGGCCGGTGCAGACAGGCCGTGTGGGAACCGAGAGCTCCGTCCACGAAGAGGTCGCCCGCCGCGCCGGCCGCTCCCAGGGCGCGGGCCTTCGCCACGTCCTGCTCGGCCCAGTAGCCGACGACGCGGGGGCCCGCCTCCTCGGCGGCGAGCCGCAGCAGCCCGGTGAAGTCGTCCTCGGAGGAGATCTCGGGGCCCGCGCACTCGTGCACCGAACCGATCCCGAGCGAGGCGGCGTGCCGCAGGGCAGCACGCTGGGCCTCCGCACGCTGCGCCGGAGTCACGGCTGCGAACGCGGCGGCGCGTACGGCGTGATGGGCGTCGCGGGTGAGGGGTTCGCCGTCCTGGAACCCGGACGCGCCGCGGACGCCCGGCGTCATGTCCAGCAGGGCCGTGGTGGCGACGGCCGAGTGGACGTCGATCCGGCTGAGGTAGAGCGGCCGGCCGCCGGTGGCCCCGTCCAGCTCGTCGCGCCGCGGGGGGCGCCGCTCGGGCCAGCGGGAGGCGTCCCAGCCGTGGCCGAGGAGCACCCGGTCGTCGGGGCGGGAGGCGGCGAAGTCCCGTACGCGGGCCAGGGCGTCGCCGAGGGTGCGGGTGCCGGAGAGGTCGAGGCCGGTGAGGGCGAGACCGGTGGCCGTGGTGTGCACGTGTGCGTCGGTGAACGCCGGGGTGACGAGCGCCCCTTCGAGGTCGACCACCTCGTCCACGCCGTCCGAGAACGCGTCGGCGGCGCCCTCCGACCCGACCCAGGCGACCTGTCCGCGCTCCACGACCATCGCGGTGGCGAACGGGTCGGCGGGACTGTGGACTTCACCGCCCCGCAGCAGCACGGTACGGGGAGCCCCTGGGTCAATACGGTCCGACTCGAAATCGGTGGTGCTGTCGCTCATGCGACCAGTCTCGCCCCTGGGCGAGGCCCCCCATCGCGCGGCCCCCGCCAGCCGGGCCCCGCCAGGGGCGCGAGGAACGGCGCGACCAGCCACGAAGGGCCCGCAGACACCTCAGGCACGCGCGGCACCCGCCCCTCAGGGGCGCGGGGAACGGCGCGACCGGCCCCCACCGGCCCGCGGACACACCACACACCCCGGCCAGAAGACCCGCGCCCCGACAGGAACCCGCGTCAGATCTTCGGCGGCCGAGCCTCGTACGGCGTGGACAGGACCACCGTCGTCCGCGTGGACACCCCCGCCAGCGACCGCAGCCGCGCAAGCAGCTCCTCCAGCTCGTGCGGAGTGGCGACACGCACCTTCAGGATGTAGTTTTCGTCGCCGGCCACGCTGTGGCACGCCTCGATCTCCGGCACCCCCGCCAGTCGCTCGGCGATGTCGTCCGGCGCACTGGGATCGAACGGTTTCACCGAGATGAACGCCGTCAGCGGCAGCCCCACCGCCTCCGGGTCGACGACCGCGGCATAGCCGCGGATGACGCCGCGCTGCTCCAGCCGGCGCACCCGCTGATGCACGGCCGAAGTGGACAGGCCCGTGGCCTTGCCCAGGTCGGTGTAGCTCATCCGCCCGTCTTCGACGAGCAGCTGCACGATGTGGCGGTCCAGCTCCTCCATGGCGGAGAACCTACAGTGCCCTTGATCCCCCCGGGAACCAGCGGCGCAGGTCATGCCCGCCCCGCGACGCGGTCGGACCTGCCCGGCGGCGCACGTGGGGTACGAATCAGCCGAGTAGGGCACCTGCGGGCAGCATGTGACGAACACCACATGACACCGCCCGCTTCCGTGATGTTCTCGTGATTACCGCGCAGACGGGACGGGAAGTGCTTGCTGTGGCCGAGGTCGCAGCACCTTGTCGGCCCATCCGAGGGGGAGTAACCCATGCAGAGTCTCAAGCGTCTTGGACGTACCGCGCCCAAGCGGCAGCAGTCGGTCTTCGAACCCGAGCCGGAGGGCGTCGAACCGGACGCCCTGGACGGCGAGGAGCTCGACGCGTACGACACCTTCGAGATGTACCGGGTGATCTGCCCGGACTGCGCGCAGCCCATCGCGCTGCTGGCGGACGAGGAGCGCCTGCCGGAGCACGCGCTCTGCGCGTCGCCGTGGAACCCCTTCGGGCTCACGGTCTGCGCCGGTACGGGCCGCGCGGCGGCCGACGCCCAGCCCGCCGACGAGACGGTCGGGATCCAGGAGCAGGAAACCGCCCTGCTGTTGACGCTCCCCCAGGGACTCGACTGGCGGACCCAGCCCTTCTCGCACGTCGGGGGCCCCGGCTCGCGCCCCATGCGGGTGCCGGTGATGCGGCGCCTGGCCGCCTAGGACCCGCCCGGCCCCTCACGGCTCAGACCCCGCCGAAGCGCTGAAGGGTCCTCAGTCCCTGTAATCGCCCTGCACCATGGCCCGCAGGCTGTCGTGGTGCAGGATCAGCGTGTCCGGATCCGCCGGTACGCCGCTCTCGCCGAAGTGCACCTGCCGGTAGGCGACGCGCAGCATGACGACGGCGTGCCGCAGGGCGGCGTACAGGATGTGGAAGTCCATGTCCCGGGGTGTGTGGCCGGTGAGTTCGGCGTAGCGCGCCTCGGTCCGGTCCCTGCGGAGGAAGCCGGGCAGTCCGTGCTGCCCGAAGCTTTCCGTGAGGTCCTGGAAGAAGCGGTGCAGGTAGATCATCCAGCCGAGGTCGACCTCGCGCGGGCCCAGTGCCGCCATCTCCCAGTCGAGGACGGCGGCGGGCTCGAAGCCGTCGTAGACGACGTTCCCGATGCGCGCGTCGCCCCAGCTGAGCACCGTCTCGCCCTCGTCGCGCGGCCAGAGCGCGTCGAGGCGGTCGAAGGCGTCCTCGATGAGCGGCGAGCGTGACAGCCCGTCAACGACCCATGCGTAGTAGGCGCGTTGGGCTTCGACATGGCGGCGCAGGGGGCTCCCCGCTCCGCGCGCCGCGAGGAATCCGGCTTCTTTCACCGGCAC is a genomic window containing:
- a CDS encoding amidohydrolase yields the protein MSDSTTDFESDRIDPGAPRTVLLRGGEVHSPADPFATAMVVERGQVAWVGSEGAADAFSDGVDEVVDLEGALVTPAFTDAHVHTTATGLALTGLDLSGTRTLGDALARVRDFAASRPDDRVLLGHGWDASRWPERRPPRRDELDGATGGRPLYLSRIDVHSAVATTALLDMTPGVRGASGFQDGEPLTRDAHHAVRAAAFAAVTPAQRAEAQRAALRHAASLGIGSVHECAGPEISSEDDFTGLLRLAAEEAGPRVVGYWAEQDVAKARALGAAGAAGDLFVDGALGSHTACLHRPYTDAEHTGTAYLDTDAVAAHVVACTEAGLQAGFHAIGDAAVASVVDGMRAAAEKVGLARVRAARHRVEHAEMLTPETIAGFADLGLTASVQPAFDALWGGEEGMYAERLGAERARTLNPYAALLRAGVPLAFGSDSPVTPLDPWGTVRAAAFHRTPEHRVSVRAAFTAHTRGGWRAVGRDDAGSLVPGAPADYAVWRTEELVVQAPDDRVARWSTDPRSGTPGLPDLSPGADLPVCLRTVVAGRTVFVRPDE
- a CDS encoding Lrp/AsnC family transcriptional regulator; the protein is MEELDRHIVQLLVEDGRMSYTDLGKATGLSTSAVHQRVRRLEQRGVIRGYAAVVDPEAVGLPLTAFISVKPFDPSAPDDIAERLAGVPEIEACHSVAGDENYILKVRVATPHELEELLARLRSLAGVSTRTTVVLSTPYEARPPKI
- a CDS encoding phosphotransferase family protein yields the protein MAEAPRPSPRPRPRTTTRDPEEIARRLTAWLAARLPGAGAVDVRVPASNGMSSETLLFDIEHPEPPLRACALRLAADPAAYTVFPVYDMPRQYRVMRLVADRTDVPVPRVLWLEEDPGPLGAPFFVMERVEGRVPPDVMPYTYEGNWLHAASGAERERLEAASVGLLSRLHDQVPVKEAGFLAARGAGSPLRRHVEAQRAYYAWVVDGLSRSPLIEDAFDRLDALWPRDEGETVLSWGDARIGNVVYDGFEPAAVLDWEMAALGPREVDLGWMIYLHRFFQDLTESFGQHGLPGFLRRDRTEARYAELTGHTPRDMDFHILYAALRHAVVMLRVAYRQVHFGESGVPADPDTLILHHDSLRAMVQGDYRD